A stretch of Borrelia turcica IST7 DNA encodes these proteins:
- a CDS encoding MATE family efflux transporter, which translates to MVAKQDKIRELVVNGNIYKVIFVIGLPLVITNIIQIFYELTDMFYVGKLGTLYVSALSLIWPINFFIVSLGMGMGIGSISLIARSFGEGNYKKTARYSGQLLTLSLLLSVLVSVLAFIFIDSILDYIGATGELKNYAREYFSIAIYGIPVMFLSMSIMFVLNAIGSTVISMMIILIANIINFILDPILIFTLNLGIAGAAWATLFSKLVTVVSYPIMAFCFNKCLKIYIKDLIPNFNYLLQILKCGIPASLSQAMVSFSFIIFNSFIVTIGTDFLAAYGISNMIDTFLFLPAMAFSSALASIIGQNLGINKIKRAIEALRKGFFVIGLISISTTFILIINRNFLISLFTSNQTVLEYANYYLFFIAIGSIGFSFQLALQSALIGSGLTNIVMIVTFTRVWLVAMPIMLIIKYFGVLFEYIWVFAVIPNYIGFFIMLVIVLSGSWKQKKF; encoded by the coding sequence TTGGTAGCAAAGCAAGATAAGATAAGAGAACTTGTTGTTAATGGGAATATATATAAAGTAATTTTTGTTATTGGCTTACCCTTAGTTATTACTAACATTATTCAGATTTTTTATGAACTTACAGATATGTTTTATGTAGGGAAACTTGGTACTTTATATGTAAGCGCTCTCTCTCTTATTTGGCCTATAAATTTTTTTATTGTGTCTTTAGGTATGGGTATGGGAATAGGTAGTATATCTTTAATAGCTAGAAGTTTTGGTGAGGGCAATTACAAGAAAACAGCTAGATATTCAGGCCAATTATTAACCTTAAGCTTGCTTCTTTCTGTATTAGTGTCCGTATTAGCATTCATTTTTATTGATTCGATTTTAGATTATATTGGTGCTACTGGTGAGCTTAAAAATTACGCAAGAGAGTATTTTTCTATAGCTATTTATGGGATTCCTGTTATGTTTTTAAGCATGTCTATTATGTTTGTATTAAATGCAATAGGGTCCACAGTTATTTCTATGATGATAATTTTAATTGCAAATATTATTAATTTTATTCTTGATCCGATTTTAATATTTACTCTTAATTTAGGTATTGCTGGTGCTGCTTGGGCTACTCTTTTTTCAAAATTAGTGACTGTTGTAAGTTATCCTATTATGGCTTTTTGTTTTAATAAATGTTTAAAAATTTATATTAAAGATTTAATACCTAACTTTAATTATTTGCTTCAGATACTTAAATGTGGCATACCTGCATCTTTAAGTCAGGCTATGGTGTCTTTTTCTTTTATCATTTTTAACTCGTTTATTGTAACAATTGGGACTGATTTTTTGGCTGCTTATGGTATTTCCAATATGATAGACACGTTTTTGTTTTTGCCTGCAATGGCTTTTAGTTCTGCTTTAGCATCGATAATTGGACAAAATCTTGGAATAAATAAAATAAAAAGAGCCATTGAGGCTTTGCGTAAAGGATTTTTTGTTATAGGTTTGATTTCTATTTCTACAACATTCATTTTAATTATTAACAGAAATTTTTTAATATCTCTGTTTACCAGTAATCAGACAGTTTTAGAATATGCAAATTATTATTTATTTTTTATTGCCATTGGTAGTATTGGATTTTCTTTTCAACTTGCTCTTCAGAGTGCTTTAATCGGTTCTGGTTTAACTAATATAGTGATGATTGTGACTTTTACTAGAGTATGGCTTGTTGCAATGCCTATTATGTTAATAATTAAATATTTTGGTGTACTTTTTGAGTATATTTGGGTTTTTGCTGTGATTCCAAACTATATTGGATTCTTTATTATGCTTGTTATTGTACTTAGTGGTTCTTGGAAACAGAAAAAGTTTTAA
- a CDS encoding MATE family efflux transporter, with product MAKSQTKIRKLILQGNLYKVFLVISFPILITNILQAFYELTDMFYVGKLGAVPLAALSLTGPINFLIMVLAMGMAMGSISLMSKSIGEGTFSKFSKYAGQLLFLNFILSLFVTVFILLSIDLILDLMSVKGDLRELAKSYFYVTVYAIPIMFLSISIIYILNSQGETIISMIIILITNIINFILDPILMFTLNLGIAGAAWATFFSKLVTVFSYVFLTYGLNRGFKINVGDIMPDIAIMKNIFNLGLPSAFGQIMTSLSFLVFNYLVIQISPKFLAAYGLTNSIIAFLLLPGMSIGTGIIAIVGQNLGAKNVDRVGDALKKGFFVSLVVLLTINAFIIFFREGIISFFTDDLEVLNYANEYLLLASIGTVGYGLQQVFFGGLIGSGLTKLVMIIICIRLWVIRLPVVLIFQYFGVIEDSLGYAFIISNYVTFIILLLFTLTKYWLKPQHSTSV from the coding sequence ATGGCAAAAAGTCAAACTAAAATTAGAAAGTTAATATTACAGGGGAATTTATATAAGGTATTTTTGGTTATTAGTTTTCCTATTCTGATAACTAATATTCTTCAAGCTTTTTATGAACTTACAGATATGTTTTATGTAGGAAAGTTAGGCGCTGTACCTCTTGCAGCGCTATCTCTTACGGGTCCTATTAATTTTCTTATTATGGTTCTTGCTATGGGAATGGCTATGGGAAGTATATCATTAATGTCTAAATCTATTGGGGAGGGGACATTTTCTAAGTTTTCAAAATATGCAGGACAGTTGTTATTCCTGAATTTTATACTGTCTCTGTTTGTTACAGTCTTTATTTTACTGTCTATAGATCTTATTTTGGATTTAATGTCTGTTAAAGGCGATCTTAGGGAACTTGCTAAGTCTTATTTTTATGTCACAGTTTATGCAATACCTATAATGTTTTTAAGTATTTCTATCATATATATATTAAATTCCCAAGGGGAAACTATTATTTCGATGATAATAATTCTAATTACAAATATTATTAATTTTATTCTTGACCCGATTTTAATGTTTACTCTTAATTTAGGTATTGCCGGTGCTGCTTGGGCTACTTTTTTTTCAAAATTAGTAACAGTTTTTTCTTATGTGTTTCTAACTTATGGATTAAATCGTGGATTTAAGATAAATGTAGGGGATATTATGCCGGATATTGCCATAATGAAGAATATTTTTAATTTAGGTCTTCCATCGGCTTTTGGGCAGATTATGACTTCTCTTTCTTTTTTAGTTTTCAATTATCTTGTAATCCAAATTAGTCCCAAATTTTTAGCTGCTTATGGTCTTACAAATAGTATCATTGCTTTTTTACTTCTTCCTGGGATGAGTATTGGTACTGGAATTATTGCAATTGTTGGGCAAAATCTTGGAGCAAAGAATGTTGATAGAGTAGGAGATGCTTTAAAGAAGGGTTTTTTTGTATCTTTGGTGGTGTTACTTACAATTAATGCATTTATAATATTTTTTAGAGAAGGTATTATAAGTTTTTTTACAGATGATTTGGAAGTTTTAAATTATGCCAATGAATATTTGTTATTAGCATCAATTGGAACTGTTGGATATGGGTTACAGCAAGTTTTTTTCGGAGGATTAATTGGTTCAGGCCTTACAAAACTTGTTATGATTATTATTTGTATTCGTCTTTGGGTTATTCGTTTGCCGGTTGTACTTATTTTTCAATATTTTGGAGTCATAGAAGATTCTCTAGGTTATGCTTTCATAATTTCAAACTATGTGACCTTTATTATTTTATTGTTATTTACTCTTACAAAATATTGGCTAAAGCCACAGCATAGTACAAGTGTATGA
- the tuf gene encoding elongation factor Tu translates to MAKEVFQRTKPHMNVGTIGHVDHGKTTLTAAISIYCSKVNKDAKALKYEDIDNAPEEKARGITINARHIEYETASRHYAHVDCPGHADYIKNMITGAAQMDAAVLLVAADSGAEPQTKEHLLLAQRMGIKKIIVFLNKLDLADPELVELVEVEVLELVEKYGFAGDTPIIKGSAFGAMSNPDDPEATKCIKELLDSMDNYFDLPERDIDKPFLLAVEDVFSISGRGTVATGRIERGVIKVGQEVEIVGIRETRKTTVTGVEMFQKILEQGQAGDNVGLLLRGVDKKDIERGQVIAAIGTITPHKKFKASIYCLTKEEGGRHKPFFPGYRPQFFFRTTDVTGMVTLEGKEMVMPGDNVDIVVELISSIAMDKNVEFAVREGGRTVASGRILEILE, encoded by the coding sequence ATGGCTAAGGAAGTTTTTCAGAGAACAAAACCGCACATGAATGTTGGTACAATAGGGCATGTTGACCACGGAAAGACAACACTAACAGCTGCTATTAGTATTTATTGTTCAAAGGTAAATAAAGATGCTAAGGCGCTTAAGTATGAGGATATTGATAATGCACCTGAAGAGAAAGCAAGAGGGATAACAATTAATGCTAGACATATTGAATATGAGACTGCGAGCAGGCATTATGCTCATGTTGATTGTCCTGGACACGCTGACTATATTAAAAATATGATTACTGGTGCAGCTCAAATGGATGCTGCTGTATTATTGGTTGCGGCTGACAGTGGAGCAGAGCCACAGACTAAGGAGCATTTGCTTCTTGCACAGAGAATGGGAATCAAAAAAATAATAGTATTTTTGAATAAGTTAGATTTAGCAGATCCTGAACTTGTTGAACTTGTTGAAGTTGAAGTTTTGGAACTTGTTGAGAAGTATGGCTTTGCTGGTGATACTCCAATAATAAAGGGGTCAGCTTTTGGGGCTATGTCAAACCCTGATGATCCTGAGGCTACGAAATGTATAAAGGAACTTCTTGATTCTATGGATAATTATTTTGATCTTCCTGAAAGAGACATTGACAAGCCATTTTTACTTGCTGTTGAGGATGTTTTTTCCATCTCTGGGCGTGGTACTGTTGCTACTGGTCGTATTGAAAGAGGAGTTATTAAGGTTGGGCAAGAAGTTGAAATTGTTGGAATTAGAGAAACTAGAAAGACAACTGTTACTGGTGTTGAAATGTTCCAAAAAATTCTTGAGCAAGGTCAGGCAGGGGATAATGTTGGTCTTTTGCTTAGAGGTGTTGATAAGAAGGATATTGAGAGGGGACAAGTTATTGCTGCTATTGGAACAATTACTCCTCATAAGAAGTTTAAGGCTTCTATATATTGTTTAACTAAGGAAGAAGGCGGAAGACATAAACCGTTTTTCCCAGGATATAGGCCACAATTTTTCTTTAGAACAACAGATGTTACAGGTATGGTAACCTTGGAAGGGAAGGAAATGGTTATGCCTGGAGATAATGTTGATATTGTTGTTGAGCTTATCTCTTCAATAGCTATGGATAAGAATGTTGAGTTTGCTGTTAGAGAAGGCGGTAGAACTGTTGCTTCAGGGCGTATTCTTGAGATATTGGAATAG